The proteins below come from a single Thermotoga sp. KOL6 genomic window:
- a CDS encoding alpha/beta hydrolase, which translates to MVKNLLKIAFFMFSVVIFFFNALLGLFFFLVLSLPLVRNVFLGRLPVKLKRNVTRKVFTFEYKTGLKMDIYYPSVKRESYPFVLFAHGGGWISGYRRQPNNVSWYRFLNANGFAVATFDYRYGYFHFIEDILKDLNDAIFFLNQNREKLRVRTLNLMGLSAGGHLVLLHAMKSSKERYPDFDGHVAAWYAPCDLLDLWSLETTSLFARFSVTTTLKGTPIRKKEDYVFYSPVTWVSEKAPPTILVHGMKDDVVPYISSVKMYKKLRENKVKARLCLHPKGKHGFEFVLKDSLTVRFLYETISFLKR; encoded by the coding sequence ATGGTGAAAAATCTTTTAAAGATAGCGTTTTTTATGTTCTCAGTAGTAATCTTTTTCTTCAACGCCCTCCTAGGGCTGTTTTTCTTTCTCGTACTTTCCCTTCCTCTTGTCAGAAATGTGTTTCTCGGCAGACTTCCAGTGAAGTTGAAAAGGAATGTAACAAGGAAGGTTTTCACTTTCGAGTACAAAACTGGTTTGAAAATGGACATCTACTATCCATCTGTAAAAAGAGAAAGCTATCCATTTGTTCTTTTTGCACACGGTGGAGGATGGATCTCTGGTTATAGAAGGCAACCCAACAATGTTTCATGGTACAGGTTTTTGAATGCGAATGGTTTTGCTGTTGCGACTTTTGATTACAGATACGGATATTTTCACTTCATAGAAGATATCCTCAAGGATTTAAACGATGCCATTTTCTTTCTGAATCAAAACAGAGAAAAACTGAGGGTTCGGACTTTAAACCTCATGGGACTCTCCGCTGGAGGACATTTGGTACTTCTTCATGCGATGAAATCTTCAAAGGAAAGGTACCCTGACTTCGACGGACATGTGGCAGCGTGGTACGCTCCGTGCGATCTTCTCGACTTGTGGAGTTTGGAGACAACGTCTCTGTTTGCAAGATTTTCCGTCACAACAACGTTGAAAGGAACACCCATCAGGAAGAAGGAAGATTATGTGTTCTATTCACCGGTAACGTGGGTGAGTGAAAAGGCGCCTCCTACCATCTTGGTTCATGGAATGAAAGACGATGTCGTACCCTACATTTCTTCTGTTAAAATGTACAAAAAACTGAGAGAAAACAAAGTAAAAGCACGGCTCTGCCTTCATCCCAAAGGAAAGCACGGCTTCGAATTCGTTCTAAAAGATTCCTTGACAGTAAGATTTCTCTACGAAACGATTTCTTTCCT
- the mgtE gene encoding magnesium transporter → MRIKVEIDLQELIEKGDFKTLKRVLEQQDPADVKDMIEKLPPDLKIIVFRLLPKDKAAEVFSELEPDDQMELIKLFREERLKEIFESMDPDDRVELLEEMPANVVKKLLSYLPPNERENILMVLNYPEDSAARLATTEYVELYEDMSVQKALEKVRKEGKEKENIYSLMVIDKTRKLKGTVELRDLIIADPSQRVSEIMDKEPIFVHATDDQELAAELMKKYDLMILPVVDSEERLIGVITFDDIVDVIEEEVTEDIQKMASMSATYTSYFHTPWWKLILKRSPWLVALLLLESVNGNIISRYESFLASIPVIAAFIPTMIGSAGNTGAQASALMIRGITLNEVKGRDWWKVLFRELMIGGVLGLILAGVLYLRAFLISTDSLLNFAVATALLVLIVYANVMGAILPFVARVFKIDPAFMAGPLLTTIVDVSGIMIYFYVVHSILT, encoded by the coding sequence ATGAGGATCAAAGTAGAGATCGATCTCCAAGAATTGATCGAAAAGGGAGATTTCAAAACGTTGAAGAGAGTTTTGGAACAACAAGATCCTGCCGATGTAAAAGACATGATTGAAAAGCTCCCGCCCGATTTGAAGATAATTGTTTTCAGACTTCTTCCAAAAGACAAAGCTGCTGAAGTCTTCAGTGAACTTGAACCGGATGATCAAATGGAACTCATAAAACTCTTCAGAGAGGAACGCTTGAAAGAAATCTTTGAATCCATGGATCCCGACGATCGAGTGGAACTTCTTGAAGAGATGCCGGCTAATGTGGTAAAAAAGTTACTTTCGTATTTGCCTCCAAATGAAAGAGAAAATATCCTCATGGTGTTGAATTATCCTGAAGACTCCGCAGCAAGACTTGCAACAACAGAATATGTGGAACTATACGAGGACATGTCAGTTCAAAAGGCTCTAGAGAAAGTTAGAAAAGAAGGAAAAGAGAAAGAAAACATCTACTCTCTCATGGTGATAGACAAGACCAGGAAATTGAAAGGAACTGTTGAGCTTCGTGATCTTATTATTGCTGACCCCAGTCAAAGGGTCTCTGAAATCATGGATAAAGAACCTATTTTTGTTCATGCAACAGACGATCAAGAACTTGCAGCAGAATTGATGAAAAAGTATGACTTGATGATTTTACCCGTTGTCGATAGTGAGGAGAGATTGATAGGTGTCATCACTTTCGATGATATAGTGGATGTCATAGAAGAAGAGGTGACAGAAGATATACAAAAGATGGCTTCCATGAGCGCTACTTACACTTCTTATTTCCATACTCCATGGTGGAAATTGATATTGAAAAGATCACCTTGGCTTGTTGCTTTGCTCTTGCTTGAAAGTGTGAACGGCAATATCATATCCCGATATGAGAGTTTTTTGGCTTCCATACCTGTAATAGCAGCTTTCATTCCGACGATGATTGGTTCTGCAGGTAATACGGGAGCGCAAGCTTCTGCCCTCATGATAAGAGGAATCACCTTGAACGAGGTGAAAGGGAGAGATTGGTGGAAGGTGCTTTTCAGGGAGTTGATGATAGGTGGTGTTCTTGGTCTAATTTTGGCTGGCGTTCTCTACCTTAGAGCATTTTTGATATCCACAGATTCACTTTTGAATTTCGCCGTTGCAACCGCTTTGTTAGTATTGATAGTGTATGCAAATGTAATGGGAGCAATCCTTCCCTTTGTAGCTAGGGTGTTTAAGATAGATCCTGCTTTCATGGCTGGACCGCTGCTCACCACGATAGTCGATGTTAGCGGGATAATGATATACTTTTATGTAGTCCATAGTATTTTAACGTGA
- a CDS encoding metal-dependent hydrolase — protein sequence MKVTFLGHAAVLIEDKKNIIIDPFITGNPVASLKLEDLPKIDYILVTHGHGDHLGDTVEIAKKNDATVISNYEICQYLSKKGLKTHAMHIGGSYLFDFGRVKMTPAVHGSSIIEGEKIIYGGNPGGFLVTIDDKKIYHAGDTGLTKEMELLTNENIDLAFLPIGGNFVMDVEDAVLAASMIKPKKVIPMHYGTWEIIFADVELFRKKVEDEGIECVILEPGDSLEL from the coding sequence ATGAAAGTCACGTTTCTCGGTCATGCGGCTGTGTTGATCGAAGATAAAAAGAACATCATCATTGATCCTTTCATAACTGGTAATCCTGTTGCCTCTCTGAAGCTGGAAGATCTTCCAAAAATAGATTACATACTGGTAACCCATGGTCACGGAGATCATCTGGGTGATACCGTTGAAATCGCAAAGAAAAACGATGCAACGGTAATCTCCAATTACGAAATATGTCAGTACTTAAGCAAAAAGGGGTTAAAAACTCACGCTATGCACATAGGAGGCAGCTATTTGTTTGATTTTGGGAGAGTGAAGATGACCCCAGCCGTTCATGGCTCCAGCATAATTGAAGGAGAGAAGATAATCTATGGTGGAAACCCAGGAGGTTTTCTTGTAACCATCGATGACAAAAAAATATACCATGCTGGGGACACCGGTTTAACGAAAGAAATGGAACTTCTAACAAACGAAAATATTGACCTTGCTTTTCTTCCTATTGGTGGAAACTTCGTGATGGATGTTGAAGACGCTGTTTTAGCCGCTTCTATGATCAAGCCGAAAAAGGTGATTCCCATGCATTATGGTACTTGGGAGATCATCTTCGCAGATGTAGAACTGTTCAGGAAAAAAGTTGAGGATGAGGGAATAGAGTGTGTAATTTTGGAGCCCGGTGATTCGCTAGAGTTATGA
- a CDS encoding sensor domain-containing diguanylate cyclase has translation MYVYLLLAISLSMLTTAAVLFFLMKKKIAFYTRLEKSFDIIVEGLSKLDPEAPEEEFFQNILDIAMKVVPEANKGSVSRITEEGDWIFVASKGHTVDLFGRKFPARYLFRAGKEPVEVNFLEYDNGFLPDEMWDFFKKTLRGTRMSLVVGLFAGDEFLGNIALDSPREHFSDLSKKVLKSLGNLASTYLLLKNTLKREQYLQRVLKTIFTLLLLFRKQISIEDFLNEALQKILESTHYFVGGAVFRENEVISSVALEEIPQMILKSKEGTGKIETIEEGGKYYVIVHLEVEELPSYSIIFTSKTSVEPSFLGVLNTFAEITTIYIKEHQLHQKYREIALRDTLTGAYTRHYFNEWIYSHMAWLRRNQKTSVLVIFDLDGLKMINDTYGHLMGDKTLKEFVRILKETVRESDPIFRYGGDEFLLVLVDSKKENTPFTINRLRKNLRKINLPFEVDFSVGYEEIDGFIPIEKALARADDLLYRDKFRKRGENK, from the coding sequence GTGTACGTGTATCTATTGCTTGCTATTTCCCTTAGTATGCTCACGACAGCTGCGGTCCTTTTCTTCCTTATGAAGAAGAAAATAGCTTTCTATACAAGACTTGAAAAGAGTTTTGACATCATTGTAGAAGGATTGTCAAAACTTGATCCTGAAGCTCCAGAAGAAGAATTTTTCCAAAATATCCTGGATATCGCAATGAAGGTGGTACCCGAAGCGAACAAAGGTAGTGTGTCAAGAATCACCGAAGAAGGAGATTGGATCTTCGTCGCTTCAAAAGGACATACGGTTGATCTTTTTGGGAGAAAGTTTCCTGCCCGCTACCTTTTTCGAGCGGGAAAGGAACCCGTCGAAGTGAATTTTCTTGAGTATGATAATGGATTTCTCCCCGATGAGATGTGGGATTTTTTTAAAAAAACACTCCGTGGTACGAGGATGAGTCTCGTGGTGGGATTATTTGCAGGTGACGAATTTCTTGGAAACATCGCGCTCGACAGTCCTCGTGAGCATTTTTCTGATCTTTCAAAAAAGGTGCTCAAATCTCTGGGAAATTTGGCCAGTACCTATCTTTTATTGAAAAATACCTTGAAGAGGGAACAATATCTCCAAAGAGTATTGAAAACTATTTTCACACTCCTTCTTCTCTTCAGAAAACAAATTTCCATAGAAGATTTCTTGAATGAGGCACTCCAGAAAATCTTAGAATCCACTCACTATTTCGTTGGAGGTGCTGTCTTCAGGGAGAACGAAGTAATCTCATCCGTAGCTTTAGAAGAAATCCCGCAGATGATTCTCAAAAGTAAAGAAGGTACAGGGAAAATAGAAACTATAGAAGAAGGCGGTAAGTACTACGTGATCGTTCATCTGGAGGTAGAGGAACTTCCATCTTACTCGATTATCTTCACTTCCAAAACGAGTGTCGAGCCTTCTTTTTTGGGTGTGTTGAACACCTTTGCCGAAATAACAACTATTTACATTAAAGAACACCAACTCCATCAGAAATATCGGGAAATAGCCCTTCGAGACACTCTAACTGGAGCATACACACGTCACTACTTCAACGAATGGATCTACTCTCACATGGCATGGCTCAGGAGAAATCAGAAAACCTCCGTATTAGTCATCTTCGACTTAGACGGCCTTAAGATGATAAATGATACTTACGGGCATCTCATGGGAGACAAGACTTTAAAAGAGTTCGTCAGAATTTTGAAAGAGACAGTTCGAGAGTCCGATCCCATCTTCAGATACGGTGGAGACGAATTCCTCCTCGTTCTCGTTGACTCAAAAAAAGAAAACACACCTTTTACTATCAATAGGCTGAGGAAAAATTTGAGAAAAATTAACCTTCCTTTCGAAGTAGACTTCTCCGTGGGATACGAGGAGATAGATGGCTTTATACCAATAGAGAAAGCATTGGCAAGAGCAGATGATCTTCTGTATAGAGATAAATTCAGGAAAAGGGGTGAAAACAAATGA
- a CDS encoding 2-oxoacid:acceptor oxidoreductase subunit alpha: MKDISIVLSGEAGQGIQTVEYILTRVLKNSGLHVFATKEYMSRVRGGNNTTEIRVSSKRVRSFVERIDVLVPLGKNATERLKERITEKTLVVGERQFIEETNGEKIVVPFLEIAKQAGNRLYVNSAAIGFLSGLLGADKNVLENQIKKQFEEKGEKIVKENIQAALEGYKRGQELSQRIDIIVEKNPDVREEILLNGAEAVGIGAIAGGCNFVSSYPMSPSTSVLVFLAQHKNNFGIVVEQAEDEIAAMNMVIGSWYAGARGLVTTSGGGFALMEEALSLAGMIESPVVIHLAQRPGPATGLPTRTEQGDLNLVLYAGHGDFPRIIYTPGNIEEAFYLTQRAFNMADKYQVPVFVLTDQYLVDSFYNLPEFDLSGVKIEKHIVKTSKNYVRYAITEDGISPRGVPGYGEGLVRVDSDEHDEFGHITEDFDTRARMVEKRLRKGETIKKDIVDPKLIGDEDYRTLLIAWGSTLEVVKEAIEEMEGVALLHFSQVWPINESIKRYFERAERVVAIEGNATGQFANLIQQITGFRIKDRILKYNGLQFSVEELRKKISEVI; this comes from the coding sequence ATGAAAGACATCAGTATCGTCTTGAGTGGCGAAGCAGGCCAAGGAATACAGACCGTTGAATATATACTCACCCGTGTCCTGAAAAACTCTGGTCTTCATGTGTTTGCCACCAAAGAATACATGTCACGTGTAAGGGGTGGAAACAATACCACGGAGATCCGTGTTTCCTCCAAAAGGGTACGCTCTTTCGTGGAACGAATTGATGTGCTCGTTCCTTTGGGAAAAAACGCAACAGAAAGATTGAAAGAACGAATCACCGAAAAGACATTAGTGGTGGGGGAAAGGCAATTCATCGAAGAGACGAATGGTGAAAAAATAGTTGTGCCGTTTCTGGAGATAGCAAAACAAGCCGGGAACAGACTATACGTGAATTCAGCTGCCATAGGTTTCCTCTCTGGTTTACTCGGAGCTGACAAGAATGTCCTTGAGAATCAGATCAAAAAACAATTTGAAGAGAAAGGTGAAAAGATCGTCAAGGAAAATATTCAAGCTGCATTGGAAGGATACAAAAGAGGACAAGAACTTTCCCAGAGAATAGATATCATTGTTGAAAAAAATCCTGATGTAAGAGAAGAGATTCTACTGAACGGTGCAGAAGCGGTGGGAATTGGTGCCATTGCGGGTGGTTGTAATTTCGTTTCGTCTTATCCTATGTCACCCTCTACTTCCGTTCTGGTGTTCTTAGCCCAGCATAAGAACAACTTTGGAATTGTGGTTGAACAAGCGGAAGACGAAATAGCTGCCATGAACATGGTTATCGGATCATGGTACGCAGGAGCGCGCGGCCTTGTGACAACTTCCGGTGGAGGATTCGCTCTAATGGAAGAAGCACTGAGTCTTGCAGGAATGATCGAATCCCCTGTTGTTATACATCTTGCTCAAAGACCAGGACCTGCAACAGGCCTTCCCACGAGGACCGAACAAGGAGATTTGAACCTCGTACTTTACGCCGGCCATGGAGATTTTCCAAGAATCATCTATACACCGGGTAATATAGAAGAAGCGTTTTACCTGACTCAGAGGGCGTTCAACATGGCAGATAAATATCAAGTGCCCGTTTTTGTTTTAACGGATCAGTATCTCGTCGATTCGTTTTACAATCTGCCCGAGTTCGATCTGAGTGGTGTGAAAATCGAGAAACACATCGTCAAAACTTCCAAAAATTACGTAAGGTACGCCATCACCGAAGACGGTATTTCACCCCGCGGTGTCCCTGGATACGGTGAGGGCCTCGTAAGAGTGGACAGTGACGAACATGATGAATTCGGTCATATTACAGAGGATTTTGATACTCGAGCGAGAATGGTAGAAAAGCGCCTGAGAAAAGGAGAAACTATCAAGAAAGACATCGTAGATCCGAAACTGATAGGAGATGAAGATTATCGAACTTTGCTTATAGCTTGGGGATCAACATTAGAGGTTGTGAAAGAAGCAATAGAAGAAATGGAGGGAGTGGCTTTACTTCACTTTTCACAGGTATGGCCCATCAACGAATCTATAAAGAGATATTTTGAAAGAGCGGAAAGGGTTGTGGCTATAGAGGGAAATGCAACGGGACAGTTCGCAAATCTCATTCAACAAATAACGGGCTTCAGAATAAAAGATAGAATTTTGAAATACAATGGCCTTCAATTCTCTGTGGAAGAATTGAGAAAGAAGATTTCGGAGGTGATATAA
- a CDS encoding thiamine pyrophosphate-dependent enzyme, with amino-acid sequence MKLTDYINQEIAWCPGCGNFGIRTALMKTLEEMNVDPRNVVIVSGIGQAAKMPQYIGVNMFNGLHGRALPVATAIKTANPNLLVIAESGDGCMYGEGGNHFIHTIRRNPDIVNIVHNNQIYGLTKGQASPTSLKGFKTPVQVDGVILEPFNPLAVAIALDASFVARTFIGDIEFTKEILKEAIKHKGYALVDIFQPCVTFNKLNTYEWYKENTYYLKNHDPTDRELAFKRATETEKFPLGIFYINKNKETFEEAARKGNRTPLYEYEVDFNKLKKVIESKRS; translated from the coding sequence ATGAAGCTCACCGATTATATAAATCAAGAGATAGCATGGTGCCCGGGTTGTGGAAATTTTGGAATAAGAACCGCCCTCATGAAAACTCTTGAGGAAATGAACGTAGATCCTCGTAATGTCGTCATAGTCTCCGGAATAGGACAGGCAGCGAAAATGCCTCAGTATATTGGTGTGAACATGTTCAACGGACTCCATGGAAGGGCTCTCCCTGTGGCCACAGCTATAAAGACAGCGAATCCCAATCTTCTGGTTATCGCTGAAAGCGGAGACGGATGCATGTACGGTGAAGGCGGAAATCATTTTATTCACACCATTAGAAGAAACCCGGATATCGTAAACATAGTCCACAACAATCAAATTTACGGACTCACGAAAGGACAGGCGTCCCCCACAAGTCTAAAGGGTTTCAAAACGCCAGTCCAAGTTGACGGAGTGATCTTAGAACCTTTCAATCCCTTAGCAGTTGCTATTGCCCTTGACGCATCTTTCGTTGCGAGAACTTTCATAGGTGACATTGAGTTCACAAAGGAGATTTTGAAAGAAGCAATAAAACACAAAGGTTATGCACTTGTAGACATATTCCAACCGTGCGTTACTTTCAACAAGCTGAACACGTATGAGTGGTATAAAGAGAACACTTATTACCTTAAGAATCATGATCCGACAGATAGAGAACTTGCGTTCAAGAGGGCAACGGAAACCGAGAAATTCCCGCTTGGAATATTTTATATCAACAAAAATAAAGAAACTTTCGAAGAAGCAGCAAGAAAAGGTAATAGAACACCTCTCTATGAATATGAGGTGGATTTCAACAAATTGAAAAAGGTGATCGAAAGTAAAAGATCATGA
- the hemW gene encoding radical SAM family heme chaperone HemW yields MKLAIYVHIPFCKSKCLYCDFYSIVSDRFEDYLFALLKEVELYKKVLEESEVETVYFGGGTPSVVPPSFLLKVLESLARFSKRFAPSEVTVEVNPESIDQKKLKTYKKIGINRISLGVQSCDDDVLKKIGRLYNEKTLRKKADIVLSSFENVNFDFILGLPGETDRTLDKNLKFLEKFTPQHTSLYFLEIDEGTRLFNLLKKKIVVLPDEEEVEKRHDIFVEFLKRKEFKRYEISNFSKPGMESQHNLFYWRNWNYLGLGASAGGHIGKERYTNVSDIKKYAEMVNRKIFPREYYHVNSEKEEALETIFMGLRTIEGVDLKRVKILLPLIERLQEKYTCYVKVKNDKIFLSERGMDYSKKIFSDLIEWYQEGEK; encoded by the coding sequence ATGAAACTGGCGATCTATGTACACATCCCCTTTTGTAAGAGCAAGTGCCTATATTGCGATTTCTATTCGATTGTTTCCGACAGGTTTGAAGACTATCTTTTTGCTCTTCTCAAAGAGGTAGAACTTTATAAAAAAGTTTTGGAAGAGAGTGAAGTAGAGACCGTTTATTTTGGAGGGGGAACACCCTCTGTTGTTCCTCCTTCTTTTCTGTTGAAAGTTCTAGAATCCTTAGCTAGATTTTCCAAGAGATTCGCACCTTCAGAGGTCACAGTCGAAGTCAATCCCGAATCTATTGATCAGAAAAAGCTGAAAACTTACAAGAAAATTGGTATAAACAGAATCAGCCTGGGAGTTCAATCGTGCGACGACGACGTTCTAAAAAAGATTGGAAGGCTTTACAACGAAAAAACTCTCAGAAAAAAAGCAGATATCGTACTTTCATCCTTCGAAAATGTCAATTTCGATTTCATACTCGGTTTACCTGGTGAAACCGATAGAACGTTGGATAAAAACCTAAAGTTTCTGGAAAAATTCACCCCACAACACACTTCTCTCTATTTTCTAGAAATTGACGAAGGCACAAGACTTTTCAACCTTCTCAAGAAGAAAATAGTCGTCCTACCTGATGAGGAAGAAGTGGAAAAAAGGCACGATATCTTCGTTGAATTTTTGAAAAGAAAAGAATTCAAAAGGTATGAAATTTCAAATTTTTCGAAACCAGGCATGGAATCACAACACAACCTGTTCTATTGGAGAAATTGGAATTACCTTGGTCTTGGCGCCTCTGCCGGCGGACATATTGGAAAAGAGCGATATACAAATGTCTCCGATATCAAAAAATACGCGGAAATGGTAAATAGAAAGATTTTTCCGCGAGAATATTACCATGTAAATTCGGAAAAGGAAGAAGCATTAGAAACAATTTTTATGGGATTGAGAACGATAGAAGGGGTGGATTTAAAACGGGTGAAAATTCTACTTCCTTTGATTGAAAGGTTACAAGAGAAATACACTTGTTATGTGAAGGTGAAAAATGATAAAATTTTTTTGAGTGAAAGGGGAATGGACTACTCGAAAAAGATTTTCTCAGATCTCATCGAGTGGTACCAGGAGGGTGAGAAATGA
- the malP gene encoding maltodextrin phosphorylase codes for MLKKLPENLKEIEKLAYNLWWSWSRPAQRLWRKVNPEGWEEHRNPIKILKEVSKERLEELSKDDDFVALYELTIERFKNYMEEKDTWFSVNYPEWDEKIVYMCMEYGLTKALPIYSGGLGILAGDHLKSASDLGLPLIAVGLLYKHGYFTQQIDKGGKQIEIFPEYNPEDLPMKPLRDEEGRQIIVEIPIDNSIVKARVFEVDVGRIKLYLLDPDLEENDDKYRKICDYLYNPEPDVRLSQEILLGVGGMKLLKKLKIKPGVIHLNEGHPAFSSFERIKDYIEEGFTFTEALEIVRQTTVFTTHTPVPAGHDRFPYEFVERKFSKFFEGFAEKDLLMNLGRDESGNFNMTYLALRTSSFINGVSKLHADVSRKMFKNVWRGVPTEEIPIEGITNGVHMGTWISHEMRKLYDRYLGRVWRNHTDLEGIWYGIDRIPDEELWEAHLKAKRRFIDYIKESIKKRNERLGIQDPLPEINENALIIGFARRFATYKRAVLLLTDLERLKNILSDHERPVHIIFAGKAHPKDEAGKEFLKRIYEVSQMPEFKNRIIVLENYDIGMARLMIAGVDVWLNNPRRPMEASGTSGMKAAANGVLNASVYDGWWVEGYNGRNGWVIGDETVLPETEADDPKDAESLYELLENEIIPTYYGNKEKWIFMMKESIKSVAPKFSTTRMLKEYTEKFYIKGLVNKEWLERKENVKKVGNWKERILKNWDKISIERIVLEDTKSVEITVRLGDLTPEDIFVELLIGRGDDIETLEIWKAIQVRRYRKEGDTYVYAYTNGALGHLGSPGWFYAVRVAPYHPKLPIKFLPEIPVVWKKILG; via the coding sequence GTGTTGAAGAAATTGCCCGAGAACTTAAAGGAGATTGAAAAATTGGCCTACAATCTTTGGTGGAGTTGGTCTAGGCCAGCTCAGAGACTCTGGAGAAAGGTAAATCCTGAAGGTTGGGAAGAACATAGAAATCCCATTAAGATCCTGAAAGAAGTGTCCAAAGAGCGCCTTGAAGAGCTTTCAAAAGATGATGATTTCGTTGCTCTCTACGAACTCACAATCGAGAGGTTCAAAAATTACATGGAAGAGAAAGATACTTGGTTCAGTGTCAATTACCCCGAATGGGACGAAAAAATAGTCTATATGTGCATGGAATATGGGTTGACAAAAGCTCTTCCAATTTACTCAGGAGGATTGGGTATTCTCGCTGGTGATCACCTCAAGTCAGCAAGCGATCTCGGGCTTCCTTTAATTGCTGTAGGCCTCCTTTACAAACACGGTTATTTTACCCAACAAATTGATAAAGGCGGAAAGCAAATAGAGATTTTCCCAGAATACAACCCTGAAGATCTTCCTATGAAGCCTTTGAGAGACGAAGAGGGAAGACAAATAATCGTGGAAATTCCTATTGACAACAGCATTGTGAAAGCAAGGGTGTTTGAAGTGGATGTTGGAAGAATAAAATTGTATCTGTTAGATCCAGATTTGGAGGAGAACGATGATAAGTATAGAAAAATATGTGACTATCTTTACAATCCAGAACCCGATGTAAGACTCTCCCAAGAAATTCTCCTAGGTGTTGGTGGTATGAAACTTTTGAAGAAATTGAAAATAAAGCCTGGCGTGATTCATCTGAACGAAGGGCATCCCGCTTTCTCTTCTTTCGAAAGAATAAAAGATTACATAGAAGAAGGATTCACTTTCACAGAAGCCCTCGAAATCGTTAGACAAACGACCGTGTTCACTACTCATACTCCTGTTCCAGCAGGTCACGACAGATTTCCATACGAGTTCGTGGAAAGAAAATTCTCAAAGTTTTTCGAAGGATTCGCAGAAAAAGACCTTTTAATGAATCTTGGAAGAGACGAAAGTGGAAATTTCAACATGACCTATCTGGCATTAAGAACCTCCTCGTTTATAAACGGTGTAAGTAAACTCCATGCAGACGTCTCTAGGAAAATGTTCAAAAACGTATGGCGAGGCGTACCAACCGAGGAAATTCCCATAGAAGGGATTACAAACGGTGTACACATGGGAACTTGGATTAGCCATGAAATGAGAAAACTTTACGATAGATACCTTGGAAGAGTGTGGAGAAATCACACCGATCTTGAGGGAATATGGTACGGTATCGACAGGATACCAGATGAAGAACTTTGGGAAGCACATCTGAAAGCAAAAAGAAGATTTATAGACTACATAAAGGAATCCATTAAAAAGAGAAACGAAAGGCTGGGGATACAAGACCCCTTACCAGAAATCAACGAGAACGCACTCATTATAGGTTTCGCTAGAAGATTTGCAACTTACAAAAGAGCTGTGCTTCTCCTCACCGATCTAGAAAGGCTCAAAAACATATTGAGTGATCATGAAAGACCTGTTCACATAATTTTCGCAGGTAAAGCGCATCCAAAAGATGAAGCAGGAAAAGAGTTTCTGAAGCGAATCTACGAGGTCTCTCAGATGCCAGAATTTAAAAATAGAATAATCGTTCTTGAGAATTACGATATAGGAATGGCTCGTTTAATGATAGCAGGTGTGGATGTATGGCTCAATAATCCTAGAAGACCAATGGAGGCAAGTGGAACGAGCGGAATGAAAGCCGCAGCGAATGGTGTGTTGAACGCGAGTGTATACGACGGATGGTGGGTAGAAGGTTACAACGGTAGAAACGGGTGGGTAATAGGGGATGAAACTGTCCTTCCAGAGACGGAAGCCGACGACCCAAAGGATGCAGAATCTTTGTACGAACTTCTCGAAAATGAAATCATTCCCACGTACTATGGGAACAAAGAAAAATGGATCTTCATGATGAAAGAAAGTATAAAAAGTGTAGCACCCAAGTTTAGTACTACTCGGATGTTGAAAGAATACACAGAGAAGTTCTACATAAAAGGTCTTGTGAACAAGGAATGGCTCGAAAGAAAAGAAAACGTCAAGAAAGTTGGCAATTGGAAAGAGCGAATTCTTAAAAATTGGGACAAAATATCTATAGAAAGAATCGTGCTCGAGGATACTAAAAGTGTTGAGATAACAGTGAGACTGGGAGATCTAACACCAGAGGATATTTTCGTAGAACTCTTAATAGGTAGAGGAGATGATATTGAGACATTAGAAATTTGGAAGGCGATTCAGGTCAGACGATACAGAAAAGAAGGAGACACCTATGTGTACGCTTACACTAACGGAGCACTTGGTCACCTAGGTTCTCCCGGATGGTTTTATGCTGTGAGGGTTGCTCCTTACCATCCGAAACTTCCCATCAAGTTTCTTCCAGAAATACCCGTCGTATGGAAGAAAATACTCGGTTGA